From one bacterium HR17 genomic stretch:
- the accA gene encoding Acetyl-coenzyme A carboxylase carboxyl transferase subunit alpha — protein MHQTFLPFEQEIAELEERITHLRSQGEEERARDLEAELQRRLREIAEHLSPYERVMLARHPLRPYALDYINAVFDDFVELHGDRLYGDDPAIVGGLAWLDGQPVVVVGQQKGRDAQERIRRNFGMPHPEGYRKALRLMQLAEQWRKPLITFVDTPGASCLDDDERRNICGAIAHCQMFMAGMTVPNIAAIIGEGGSGGAIALAVANKVLMQENATYSVIQPESCAAIIWRDEKLGPKAAEALQLTARDALRLGVIDEIVPEPPGGAQRDYAQAARLLKEAIVRALAELKQLTPEALREQRYRKFRAMGKWLETDPTPLSAESDA, from the coding sequence ATGCACCAGACCTTTTTGCCCTTTGAGCAGGAAATCGCCGAGTTGGAAGAGCGTATCACCCACTTGCGCAGTCAAGGGGAAGAGGAAAGAGCGCGCGATTTAGAAGCCGAATTGCAGCGGCGGTTGCGTGAAATTGCCGAACACCTGTCGCCTTACGAACGGGTCATGTTGGCGCGTCATCCGCTGCGCCCTTACGCGTTGGACTACATCAACGCCGTCTTTGATGACTTCGTGGAGCTGCACGGCGACCGTTTGTATGGCGACGACCCCGCCATCGTCGGCGGGTTGGCATGGTTGGACGGTCAACCCGTCGTCGTCGTTGGGCAACAGAAAGGGCGCGACGCACAGGAACGAATCCGACGCAATTTCGGCATGCCCCATCCCGAAGGCTACCGTAAAGCGTTGCGGTTGATGCAACTGGCGGAACAGTGGCGCAAACCGTTGATCACTTTTGTGGACACGCCCGGTGCGTCGTGTTTGGACGACGATGAGCGCCGCAACATCTGCGGTGCAATTGCCCATTGCCAGATGTTCATGGCTGGGATGACCGTGCCCAATATCGCTGCTATCATCGGGGAGGGTGGCAGCGGCGGGGCGATCGCCTTAGCCGTCGCCAACAAGGTCCTGATGCAGGAAAACGCCACTTATTCGGTCATTCAGCCCGAAAGTTGTGCTGCCATCATCTGGCGCGACGAGAAACTCGGTCCAAAAGCCGCCGAGGCGCTACAGTTGACCGCACGGGACGCGTTGCGGTTGGGGGTCATTGACGAAATCGTGCCTGAACCGCCCGGCGGCGCCCAGCGCGATTACGCCCAAGCGGCGCGGTTGCTAAAAGAAGCCATCGTGCGAGCGTTGGCGGAGTTGAAACAACTGACGCCAGAAGCCCTTCGGGAGCAGCGCTACCGCAAGTTTCGGGCGATGGGAAAATGGCTGGAAACCGACCCGACGCCCCTTTCTGCTGAGAGCGACGCTTAA
- the yrrB_1 gene encoding TPR repeat-containing protein YrrB encodes MEGAQAGDAFTEMLQKGSHAVQQRRLDVAVPLLEQAVQLRPDSFEARFWLGAAYALLERWDDAAQQLERARDLNPHAPTVWFNLGVVYWRLQRVGEAVDCFEATLQLDPNHQGAKRALATIVQSRVDTELTPL; translated from the coding sequence ATGGAGGGCGCACAAGCGGGCGATGCTTTTACCGAGATGCTGCAAAAAGGTAGCCACGCCGTCCAACAGCGCCGCCTCGATGTCGCTGTCCCCCTGTTGGAGCAAGCGGTGCAACTGCGCCCTGATTCCTTTGAGGCGCGCTTTTGGTTGGGAGCGGCTTACGCCTTGCTGGAACGGTGGGACGATGCCGCTCAACAGTTGGAGCGTGCCCGTGACCTCAATCCCCACGCCCCGACGGTGTGGTTCAACTTGGGTGTTGTCTACTGGCGCTTGCAGCGGGTGGGCGAGGCGGTAGACTGCTTTGAGGCGACCCTGCAGTTGGACCCCAACCACCAAGGCGCCAAGCGGGCGCTGGCGACGATTGTCCAGTCGCGGGTGGACACTGAGTTGACGCCGCTGTGA
- the fucA gene encoding L-fuculose phosphate aldolase: MNWREERALRRALVAAGQRLWRQGFVAHTDGNVSVRLDADWVLITPSGANKGTLHPHQLLRVALADGHWDGVGKPSVETPMHLAIYRRYPQVRAIVHAHPPYATAFAAAGLALTEPAFPEMVVRFGTVPLVPYAPPGTEELAERVAEALQGHSAALLQNHGAITVAATLEDACGLMEALEWTAKVLWLARALGGARPLPADEAVRLRQLARKGP; the protein is encoded by the coding sequence ATGAACTGGCGTGAAGAGCGCGCCCTGCGGCGCGCTTTGGTCGCAGCGGGGCAACGACTGTGGCGGCAGGGGTTTGTCGCCCACACAGATGGCAATGTGTCCGTCCGTTTGGACGCCGATTGGGTGCTCATCACGCCCTCCGGTGCCAACAAGGGGACGCTACATCCGCACCAACTATTACGCGTCGCCCTCGCCGACGGGCATTGGGATGGTGTCGGTAAGCCGTCGGTAGAAACGCCCATGCACTTGGCGATTTACCGGCGCTACCCGCAGGTGCGGGCGATCGTTCATGCACACCCGCCTTATGCGACAGCCTTCGCCGCTGCCGGATTAGCGCTGACGGAGCCGGCGTTCCCTGAAATGGTTGTGCGTTTTGGCACCGTGCCGTTGGTGCCTTACGCCCCGCCAGGCACAGAGGAGTTAGCCGAACGGGTCGCTGAGGCGTTGCAGGGACATTCAGCCGCCTTGTTGCAAAATCACGGCGCCATCACGGTCGCCGCGACCTTGGAAGACGCCTGCGGGCTGATGGAAGCGTTGGAATGGACGGCGAAGGTGCTCTGGCTGGCGCGGGCGCTGGGCGGTGCCCGTCCACTGCCCGCCGACGAAGCGGTGCGGTTGCGCCAGCTGGCGCGCAAAGGACCGTGA
- the estB gene encoding Esterase EstB encodes MHSLRRWTTRLQRPLKETLQRAVAEGQTPGAVLCIGTAEKVLWLYACGYRREVPTKQLMRPDTIFDLASLTKVVATAPAICWLWQQGQVDLHAPVRRYVPEFSGGHKNRVTVLHLLTHTSGLPAFKNYLQMGMRGDTILADICRTRLQALPGTQFCYSDLGFILLGEIVRRVSGRDLNAFCRHHLFAPLGMRQTRFNPPKSWHARCAATTWRDGVMLQGVVHDPNAYALGGVAGHAGLFSVATDLARYCQMLLREGELDGVRVFEPEVVRAMRTDHCPVNGVQRGLGFDIHSPYSPQMKGDKLPVSVFGHTGYTGTSLAVDPVAGIFFVLLTNRVHPDDTRNIAALRKAVANFIAEAVYGR; translated from the coding sequence ATGCACTCTCTGAGGCGTTGGACGACGCGGTTGCAGCGCCCCTTAAAGGAGACTTTGCAGCGCGCTGTCGCCGAAGGGCAAACGCCCGGCGCCGTTCTCTGCATCGGGACGGCGGAGAAGGTCCTTTGGCTCTACGCCTGCGGCTATCGGCGGGAAGTGCCGACCAAGCAACTGATGCGCCCCGACACGATTTTTGACCTCGCGTCGCTGACGAAAGTCGTGGCGACGGCGCCTGCCATCTGCTGGCTCTGGCAACAGGGACAAGTGGACCTGCACGCGCCCGTCCGCCGCTATGTGCCCGAATTTTCGGGCGGGCACAAAAACCGCGTGACGGTGTTGCATTTGCTCACCCACACATCGGGGCTACCGGCTTTCAAAAACTATCTGCAGATGGGGATGCGGGGTGACACCATCCTTGCTGACATTTGCCGCACCCGCCTACAAGCGTTGCCGGGGACGCAGTTTTGCTACAGCGATTTGGGCTTCATTTTGCTGGGCGAAATCGTGCGGCGGGTGAGCGGGAGGGATTTGAACGCGTTTTGCCGGCACCATTTATTTGCGCCCTTAGGGATGCGTCAGACACGCTTCAACCCGCCCAAAAGTTGGCACGCCCGCTGTGCCGCAACGACTTGGCGGGACGGCGTGATGCTGCAGGGTGTCGTCCACGACCCCAACGCTTACGCGTTGGGCGGCGTCGCCGGACACGCCGGGCTGTTTTCCGTCGCCACCGACTTAGCCCGCTACTGTCAAATGCTCTTGCGGGAGGGCGAATTGGACGGGGTGCGAGTGTTTGAACCCGAAGTGGTCCGGGCGATGCGCACCGACCATTGCCCTGTTAACGGCGTGCAGCGCGGTTTAGGCTTTGATATCCATTCGCCCTATTCGCCCCAGATGAAGGGCGATAAACTGCCTGTCAGCGTTTTCGGGCACACCGGCTACACCGGCACATCACTGGCGGTTGACCCCGTTGCGGGCATCTTTTTCGTCCTGCTGACCAACCGCGTCCATCCCGACGATACCCGCAACATCGCGGCGTTGCGCAAGGCAGTCGCCAACTTCATTGCCGAAGCAGTTTACGGGCGTTAG